Proteins found in one Saccharomyces mikatae IFO 1815 strain IFO1815 genome assembly, chromosome: 3 genomic segment:
- the HMRA1 gene encoding Hmra1p (HMR locus; HMRa1 gene) — MDDICSIAENINKTLFNILGTEIDEINLNTNNLYNFIMESNLTKVEQHTLHKNISSNRLEIYHDIKREKNPKGKSSISPQARAFLEQVFRRKQSLNSKEKEEVAKKCGITPLQVRVWFINKRMRSK, encoded by the exons ATGGATGATATTTGTAGTATAGCTGAAAACATAAACAAAACTCTGTTTAATATTCTAGGTACTGAGATTGATGAAATCAATCTCAATACTAATAACCTTTATAAT TTTATAATGGAAAGTAATTTGACCAAAGTAGAACAACACACGTTGCACAAGAATATTTCTAGCAACAGGTTAGAAATATATCACGAcatcaaaagagaaaagaatccaaaaggaaaatcatcaatatcacCCCAAGCACGGGCATTTTTAGAACAGGTTtttagaagaaaacagagtCTAAattccaaagaaaaagaagaagttgcaAAGAAATGTGGTATTACTCCACTTCAAGTAAGAGTTTGG TTCATAAATAAACGTATGAGATCTAAATAA